One Chitinophagaceae bacterium C216 genomic window carries:
- the yjbR gene encoding putative protein YjbR translates to MDIETIRYYCLSKPDVAETMPFGPDTLVYKVNGKIFLLMGMDNVPLSFNVKCDPDVAIELRERYPCVMPGYHMNKKHWNTIIVDGSVSFKQLKEWIDHSYDLVVGKKKRSN, encoded by the coding sequence ATGGATATAGAAACTATACGCTACTATTGTTTAAGCAAACCTGATGTAGCGGAAACAATGCCATTCGGTCCCGATACGCTAGTGTACAAAGTCAATGGCAAAATTTTTTTGCTGATGGGAATGGATAACGTCCCACTCTCATTTAATGTAAAATGCGATCCTGATGTTGCGATAGAATTAAGAGAACGTTACCCATGTGTAATGCCGGGGTATCATATGAACAAGAAACATTGGAATACCATCATCGTTGATGGTTCCGTTTCTTTTAAGCAACTTAAGGAGTGGATCGATCATTCCTACGATCTCGTAGTAGGGAAAAAGAAACGAAGCAATTAA
- the cysM gene encoding Cysteine synthase B codes for MSGILEQIGNTPLVELNKISVNKNVKIYAKLEGNNPGGSVKDRAAYGMIKGALDRGELKPGMKLIEATSGNTGIALAMIANLFGVEIELVMPENATRERVLTMRAFGATVTLTPKDKGMEGSIDYAREKAAQGDYLMLNQFGNPDNPGMHYKTTGPEIWRDTNHQITHFVSSMGTTGTIMGVSQYLKEVNSNIQIVGCQPTDNSNIPGIRKWPEAYLPKIFDRSRVDRIIEVDEQDARIMAKRLAREEAVFAGMSSGGAVHAALELSKELESGVIVCIICDRGDRYLSSDLFD; via the coding sequence ATGTCCGGAATTTTAGAACAAATAGGCAATACACCACTAGTAGAATTAAATAAGATATCCGTAAATAAAAATGTAAAAATATATGCCAAACTGGAGGGTAATAATCCCGGGGGCAGCGTGAAGGACCGTGCAGCTTATGGCATGATTAAGGGCGCTCTTGATCGTGGCGAGTTAAAACCGGGCATGAAGCTCATTGAAGCTACCAGCGGTAATACAGGTATTGCCCTAGCAATGATAGCGAACTTGTTTGGAGTTGAAATAGAACTGGTAATGCCCGAAAACGCAACAAGAGAACGGGTGCTGACGATGCGTGCCTTTGGAGCTACCGTTACTTTAACTCCCAAAGATAAAGGGATGGAAGGCTCTATCGATTATGCACGTGAAAAAGCTGCGCAAGGGGATTATCTAATGCTGAATCAGTTTGGCAACCCTGATAATCCGGGAATGCACTATAAAACAACCGGACCAGAAATCTGGCGAGATACCAACCATCAAATCACCCATTTTGTTTCCTCCATGGGAACTACCGGAACCATCATGGGAGTAAGCCAGTATCTGAAAGAAGTGAATAGTAATATTCAAATCGTAGGTTGTCAGCCTACAGACAATTCCAATATTCCAGGAATACGAAAATGGCCTGAAGCTTATTTGCCCAAAATATTTGATCGCAGCCGTGTAGATCGTATCATAGAAGTGGATGAGCAAGACGCGAGAATAATGGCGAAAAGATTGGCCCGAGAAGAAGCAGTGTTTGCCGGCATGAGTAGCGGAGGTGCGGTTCATGCAGCCCTAGAACTCTCTAAGGAACTGGAATCGGGAGTGATTGTATGTATCATCTGCGACAGAGGCGATCGTTATTTGTCTTCTGATCTATTCGATTAA
- a CDS encoding putative FAD-linked oxidoreductase produces MSVLQKTITLDLAESFKKIVGEAYFFTDEATLQDYSKDATETLQFSPQAVLKPATADEISAILKICNQYKIPVTPRGGGTGLSGGALPYLGGIVISTERLNKILHIDERNLQVTTEPGVITEVLQREVAARGLFYPPDPSSKGSCFIGGNIAENSGGPRAVKYGVVKDYVLNLEVVLPTGEIIWTGANVLKNVTGYNLTQLIIGSEGTLGIVTKIVLKLIPLPKYDILMLAPFNDLDKACEAVSVIFRAGCTPSALELMEIDALTIVSQMVGTHAAPVNSSIAAHLLIELDGNNKDVLVGEMEQIAALMEQHGAGDLLLAEDAQQKEELWKLRRRMAEYVKMCGYTIEEDVVVPRAELSRLIKVLKEMGHKHQFKSVAYGHAGDGNLHIRIKKDSVADSYKNPEMQLILRELFQQIKALGGTITGEHGVGLIQKGFMDIMFEERTLQIMRDIKRAFDPNNILNPGKIFD; encoded by the coding sequence ATGAGCGTATTGCAAAAAACAATAACACTTGATCTTGCCGAATCGTTCAAAAAAATTGTAGGAGAGGCGTATTTTTTTACCGATGAAGCAACTTTACAGGATTATTCGAAGGATGCAACTGAAACGCTGCAATTTAGTCCCCAAGCGGTTTTGAAACCTGCAACTGCAGATGAAATTAGCGCCATTTTAAAAATTTGTAATCAGTATAAAATTCCTGTAACACCGCGTGGTGGCGGCACAGGGCTTTCCGGTGGGGCGCTTCCGTATCTGGGCGGTATTGTTATTTCTACGGAGCGTTTGAATAAAATACTTCATATCGATGAGCGCAATTTGCAGGTCACTACCGAGCCGGGTGTCATTACCGAGGTATTACAAAGAGAAGTAGCGGCTCGAGGGCTGTTTTATCCACCCGATCCTTCGAGCAAAGGTTCGTGCTTTATCGGGGGCAATATTGCCGAAAACAGCGGTGGTCCGCGCGCTGTAAAATATGGTGTAGTAAAGGACTACGTGCTGAATCTGGAAGTAGTATTGCCTACAGGTGAGATCATTTGGACCGGTGCCAATGTATTGAAGAATGTAACAGGGTATAATCTTACTCAACTCATTATTGGAAGCGAAGGTACTTTAGGCATCGTTACCAAAATTGTTTTGAAATTGATACCACTGCCTAAGTATGATATACTGATGCTGGCACCTTTTAATGATTTGGATAAAGCATGTGAAGCAGTAAGTGTTATCTTTAGAGCTGGATGTACACCCAGTGCATTGGAACTGATGGAGATTGATGCCCTAACTATTGTAAGCCAGATGGTGGGTACTCATGCGGCCCCTGTAAACAGCAGTATTGCCGCACATTTACTTATTGAGTTGGACGGAAATAACAAAGATGTGTTGGTGGGAGAAATGGAGCAAATAGCTGCCTTAATGGAGCAACATGGAGCGGGCGATTTACTTTTGGCCGAGGATGCGCAACAAAAAGAGGAACTTTGGAAGCTTCGCCGCCGCATGGCTGAATATGTAAAGATGTGTGGCTATACGATTGAAGAGGACGTAGTAGTGCCACGTGCAGAATTGTCCCGTTTAATTAAAGTATTGAAAGAAATGGGGCATAAGCATCAGTTTAAATCTGTAGCCTATGGGCATGCCGGTGATGGGAATTTGCATATCCGTATTAAAAAGGATTCGGTAGCGGATAGCTATAAAAACCCCGAAATGCAGCTGATACTGCGCGAATTGTTTCAGCAGATAAAAGCTCTGGGGGGCACGATCACAGGCGAACACGGTGTTGGATTGATCCAAAAAGGATTTATGGATATTATGTTTGAAGAGCGCACATTACAAATCATGCGCGATATCAAGCGGGCTTTTGATCCCAATAATATCTTGAACCCGGGAAAGATTTTTGATTAA
- the lpxB gene encoding Lipid-A-disaccharide synthase translates to MNTGYRRYYIIAGEASGDLHGGNLVAALKKIEPHAQIRGWGGDKMQQAGMELVKHYRDLAFMGFIEVVKNLRTILRNLKQCKQDILSFKPDVLVLIDYPGFNLRIAKWAKQQNLKVVYYISPQVWAWKENRVKMMKQCIDKMLVILPFEKEYYLHKWNWDVTYVGHPLIEEVTKKQQAGTDLIIRNRQGEVNQKPIVALLPGSRKQEIEKKLPVMLEVSKTFPDYQFVVAQAPSLDTSFYDTFTAPYPNISLVQNRTYDLLMQSKAALVTSGTATLETALFGVPEVVCYKGSEISYQIAKRVISIQYISLVNLIMNKEVVKELIQRDMNVPNLIKELHLLLHDETKQKQIQEDYSRLRALLTTNSIASENAAAIISELAAQ, encoded by the coding sequence TTGAATACCGGATATCGCAGATATTACATTATTGCCGGAGAGGCTTCGGGAGATTTGCATGGAGGCAACCTAGTTGCTGCACTCAAAAAAATCGAACCTCATGCCCAAATACGGGGCTGGGGTGGCGATAAAATGCAGCAGGCCGGCATGGAGCTGGTTAAACATTATAGAGACCTAGCCTTTATGGGTTTTATTGAAGTAGTAAAAAACCTTCGTACAATACTCCGAAATCTCAAACAATGCAAGCAGGATATTCTATCATTCAAACCAGATGTACTGGTGCTTATCGATTATCCGGGCTTTAATCTTCGCATTGCCAAATGGGCTAAACAACAAAACCTAAAGGTGGTTTACTACATTTCTCCGCAGGTGTGGGCATGGAAAGAAAATCGCGTAAAGATGATGAAGCAATGTATCGACAAAATGCTTGTCATCCTTCCTTTTGAAAAAGAGTACTATCTCCATAAATGGAACTGGGATGTAACTTATGTGGGGCATCCCCTTATTGAAGAAGTTACTAAAAAACAACAAGCAGGCACAGACCTGATTATCCGCAACCGCCAAGGAGAAGTTAATCAAAAGCCCATCGTTGCACTTCTTCCGGGAAGCCGCAAACAGGAGATAGAAAAAAAGTTGCCGGTAATGCTGGAGGTAAGCAAAACTTTTCCGGACTATCAATTTGTTGTAGCGCAAGCCCCCTCGCTCGACACTTCGTTTTACGATACCTTTACTGCCCCCTACCCTAATATAAGTTTAGTGCAGAACCGTACTTACGACCTCCTGATGCAGTCAAAAGCTGCTTTGGTCACCTCCGGAACGGCTACCCTAGAGACAGCCCTGTTTGGTGTTCCAGAAGTAGTATGTTATAAAGGTTCTGAAATCAGCTATCAGATTGCCAAACGTGTGATTAGCATCCAATATATTTCGTTGGTAAACCTGATTATGAACAAGGAAGTGGTGAAAGAGCTGATTCAGAGGGATATGAATGTCCCTAATCTTATCAAAGAATTGCATTTGTTGCTACACGATGAGACAAAGCAAAAACAGATTCAAGAAGATTACAGCCGGTTAAGGGCTTTACTCACCACCAATAGTATCGCCTCGGAAAACGCAGCGGCCATTATCAGCGAATTAGCTGCGCAATAG
- the surE gene encoding 5'-nucleotidase SurE, whose product MAKKNKPVILITNDDGISAPGIRALYEAVKEFGKIVIVAPDKPQSGMGHAITIGHPIRLDKVDTFEGVEAYACSGTPVDCVKLAVDKVLHRKPDLCLSGINHGPNHSINVIYSGTMSAAMEAAIESIPAVGFSLMSYDHHADFSAAQHYARLITEKMLKERTTKHMLLNVNIPDLPLSDIKGYKICKQAYAKYQEKFIERKDPGGRKYYWLTGEFLNFDNARDSDVWALANNYVSIVPVQFDLTNYTLKKRLEKQWKDTTTRKGKEPVKKIVKRSMRKSE is encoded by the coding sequence ATGGCAAAGAAAAACAAACCAGTTATCCTCATTACCAATGATGATGGCATTTCCGCTCCCGGTATCAGGGCATTATACGAAGCTGTAAAGGAGTTTGGGAAAATAGTAATTGTAGCCCCTGATAAACCGCAGTCGGGAATGGGACATGCCATTACGATAGGGCATCCTATACGATTGGATAAAGTGGATACATTTGAGGGAGTAGAAGCATACGCCTGTTCAGGTACGCCGGTAGACTGTGTTAAACTTGCAGTAGACAAAGTACTGCATCGTAAACCCGATTTATGTTTGAGTGGTATTAATCATGGACCGAACCACAGCATAAATGTAATTTATTCGGGTACCATGTCTGCAGCTATGGAAGCTGCTATTGAAAGCATCCCTGCGGTAGGGTTTTCGCTGATGAGCTACGATCATCACGCCGATTTTTCAGCAGCACAACATTATGCACGGCTCATTACCGAAAAAATGTTGAAGGAAAGAACCACTAAGCATATGCTGTTGAATGTAAACATACCCGATCTTCCCTTATCCGATATCAAAGGATATAAAATATGCAAGCAGGCTTATGCAAAATACCAGGAGAAATTTATAGAAAGAAAAGATCCTGGAGGCAGAAAGTATTATTGGCTCACGGGAGAGTTTCTCAATTTTGACAATGCACGTGATAGCGATGTATGGGCACTTGCAAATAATTATGTAAGCATCGTTCCGGTACAGTTTGACCTTACTAATTACACTTTGAAGAAACGACTGGAAAAACAATGGAAAGATACTACTACGCGCAAGGGAAAAGAGCCCGTAAAGAAAATTGTTAAACGCAGCATGCGAAAATCAGAATAG